The following DNA comes from Frankia casuarinae.
GCGGATCTCCTCCGGCCGGATGGAGAGCTCAGTCATCGCTTACGTCCTTCGTCCTTCATTGCGGGCAGGGCAGGTCGCCCCGGGTCGGGATGCGGGTCCGCGGTGGTCGCGGCGACGGGGACCGTCACGATCATCGTGGTCACGGTCGCCGCCTATCGGAGCAGGGCCCGGCGGGCGGCGACGAACCGGCGCAGCACGCTGCCGTCCACCACCTCGCCGCCGACCTGGACCACGACACCACCCAGGATGTCGGGGTCGAGATCGACCTGCAGCTGGATCTGGCGGCCAAAGTACCGGCTGATCGCCGCACCCAGACGGGCGACGACTTCGCTACTCAGCGGAACCGCCGTACGGACGATCGCCACCACCCGACCCCGGCGGGCCGCGGCGATCCGGCTGAACTCGGCCAGCCGGCGCTCGACGTCGCCGTGGATCCGGTCGGCCGCCGCCTGCTGGACCAGGCGCACGGTGACCGGGTGCGCCCGGCCGGCGAGCAGCCGGGTGAGCAGCCTGTCCTTGACTGCCGCCGGCGCGGCCGGGTCGGTCAGCGCGAGCGCGAGCGGAGCGTTCTGGTCGAGGATCCGGCCGAACCGGAACAGCTCGTCCTCGACCTCCTCCAGCGCCCCGTCCCGCTCCGCCTCGACGAGCAGCGCCTCGACGCTCAGTTCGAGCAGCGCGTACTGCAGATCGAACGGCCGCGACCAGCGCGCCCCGACCGCCGTGTGCACGATCCGCAGGCTCGCCGGGGCGAGCTGAGTTCCGAACAGCCGGGTGACCAGCTCCGTGCGCGCGGCCACGGGTGCCCCCGGGTCGGTGAGGGCGCGGCGCACGGCCGGCTCCCGGGCGAGGAGCTCGGCGACGGCCCGGAGGTCCTCGGCGATCCGCCCGGCGTCCACCGGGCGGGGCGCGCCCGGTGCCGTCGCGGTTGCCTCGTCGAGCGTCGCCCGCGCGGCCGCCAAGCCGTGCCTGCTGGCTCCCTCCACCGTCAGCCTCCCGGCCTGACCGGTGCGGCCACGGTACCGACGCCCTCGGCCGAGTTGTCAAGCGCTGCGATGAAGTCGTCGATCAGCCGGTTCTGCGTGGCGCTGCTCTCCAGCTGGAATCCGACGATCTTCGAGGCCAGATCGACCGCGATCTCACCGACCTCCCGGCGGACCTGGGCGACGATCTGCGCCCGGTCGGCCGCGAGCTGGGCGTCCGCCCGGGCCTTGATCTCGGCGATCTCGCGCTGCGCCGCGGCGCGGAGTTCCTCGGTGATCTGCCGGCCCTCGCTGTGCGCCTCCTCGCGGATGCGCGCGGCCTCGGTCCGAGCCTCGGCCAGCTGGGCGCGGTACTGCTCCAGCAGGGCCTGCGCCTCGCGTTGCGCCGCCTCGGCGCGGGCGAGCCCGCCCTCGATCCGCTCGGTGCGCTGCGCGTAGGTCCTGGCGATCTGCGGCCTGATCTTCCAGAAGAAGAAGGCCACGAGCAAGGCGAACGACAACGTTCCGATGAGCAGTTCACTCAGCGGCGGGATCAGAACGTTCTCGTCGGAGTGCCCGCTCTCGGCGGCGGCGATAAGGATGGATGTCGCGCTCATGATTGCCCCGCCGGTTTACGGGAAGACGAAGGGAACGACGAAGCCGATGAGCGCGAGGGCTTCGGCGAGGGCGAAGCCGATGAGCATGTACCGGAAGGCGACCTGCTCGGCCTCGGGCTGGCGGGCGATCGCCTGGACGCCCAGGCCGAAGATGAGACCGATACCGATACCGGGACCGATGGCGGCGAGGCCGTAGGCGACGGCGCCCAGGCTTCCGCTCACAGCGTCCTTGGCGGCGAGAATGTCTGCCATTGCGGTGCTTTTCCTATTCAGTCGGGCACCGGGACTCGCCGGTGCTGGAAGGGTGTGTCGGGAATCTAGGCCCGGGCCGATACCGGCACGCCCGCCGGAGCAGGCGAGGCGAGTTCCTCGGACGGAGCTACCTCGTGCTCTCCGTGCACCATCGCACCGCCGATGTAGGCGGCTGTGAGGATCGTGATGATGTACGCCTGGAGAGCGTCGATGACAAGCTCGAACGCCGTGAGGATGATCGCCACCAGCAGTGAGGCGGCGCCGAACACATAGGGGGGCTTGGGCAGCAGGTAGTCCGCGCCCAGCGAGAAGACCAGCAGCAGGATGTGCCCGGCGAACATGTTCGCGAAGAGCCGGACCGCCAGCGTGAAGGGCCGAACGATCAAGGTCGAGAGAATCTCGATCGGCGCCAGGAGCACGCGGATCCACAGCGGCGCGGTGGGAGCCGGGTCAATCATCTCCTTGAAGTACGGACCGGCGCCGTTGGCCTTGATGCCCGCGTAGTTGAACAACACGTACGTGACGAGCGCCAGAACCATCGGGACGGCGATGCGCGAGGTCGCCGGGAACTGGGCCCCGGGCACCACCGCGAGCACGTTGCAGATCAACACGAAGCTGAACAGGACGAGCAGGTAGGGCGTGTACCTCGTGCCCTTCTCGCCGATGACACCCCGGGCGATCTGCAGATCGATGAAGTCGTAGGCCGACTCGCACAGGTTCTGGAGGCCGCGAGGTATGATTTTAGCTCGGCGGAATCCCAACCAGAAGATCACACCGACAAACAGTGCAGCAAAGATCGTGAGCGCGGTGGCCTTGTTGAGGTAGAGATTGACCGAGCCGATCCCGACATCGAACCAGTGCGGAGTCTGGAAGACCTCCTTGGTGGGGCCTTCGAAGCCCTCGTCGGCGAGGACCGGCACGACAAACACCTCCATGATCGATTAGGTAGCGCGTTCACGGCCCGGCAAGGTTGCCGTGCTCGGCGGCAGATTGCCTCCACCCTACCGGGTTCGCACGACACGCTCACACCGAAGAACGACCCGTCGCCAACCGGGTACAGCGCTCCGAAGGACACCTCGACAAGCCCAGGCCCTGATGGGTGTCGGCAGGCCGACGTCCTGTTGCCCGCGATACTATCCACACCGGCACCCCACAAGCACGGACTCGCTTCGACGTTCGCGCTGGTTCATCCGCGCGTTGTCTATGGGTTTCACTCCGTTGCTACCCATTCCACACAGCGCGACGAGTTGATGACACGCGGCTTCCAGCTGCACCCATCTCCCGCCGTCGGCTACGCCCAGTAGCGTCACAACGTCTGCCAGATGAGCACAATTCGGCTCTCCCTTCCCCGTCTCGGCGACCTGGGTCCACTCTGACCGGAATCGGTTGCGCCGTCGATGACCTTCGAGGTCATCGACGGCGAGGACCGGCCCGATTCAATGGAACAGCCGGGGCGGTCGGTACAGCCAGGTCCAGCAGGACGGAACTACCAGGACAAGCGGGACAGAACGGTCAGGCCGAACGAACTGGGCGAACAGGACCAACGGAGCGTATTTCGCCAAGACCGCCGAGCTGGCCGGAAGCCTGGCTATCCGCCCTCTCACCGGGTAAGTCGATAGATCACGAGGTACATCGCGGCGGCGAGGCCGACGGTCAGTCCGATCGGCAGGAACAGCACGTGAAAGCCGAGAAGGCGATCCGCTCCAAAACCGACCAGTCCCCAGAAGAGCATTCCGGCGATCAACGTGCCGAAGACGTTCCACGCCTCGCCGGGACCGTTTCCCCCCGAGGTCATCAGACCGGCGGACGGCGCGAGGCGTCCCACGCGCCGGGACGCTCCGGGTCGTAGAAGGGCATCCGGGTGTGGGTCGCGACCCAGAGCTCGGCACCCATCCACCCGAAGACCCCGGCGAAAATCGACCAGGCGAAGGCCGGCAGGTCAAGGGCCTCCGTGTCCTGGATCACCACGAGCAGGACACCCAGCAGTGCTACCTTCGCCGCGTAGGTGCCGAGGGCCGCCGGCAGGAGCAGATGCGGCGCCCGGCGCGCGACGGCCCCGACCGCCACCTTGCTGATGCCGAAGAACGCCATGACGATCATCAGGCCGACCGCGGCGCTCAGGGCGCCCGTCCCGCCGCGCAGGACCGCCGCGAGCCCCACCGCCGGGACCGCCAGCACCCCGGTCAGCGCCGCTCCCAGCCGGATCACCCGGGCCGCCGGCACGATCATGCGCGCCGCGCCGATCGCTGGGTCCTGATCAGCAGCGCGATCAGGGCCGCGAGGCCCACTCCGACGGTGGCGACCAGGATCGGCAACGGGGAGTTGGAGAACGACGCGGCGACACCTCCGAACCCGACCAGAGCCGCCCAGAAATACATGAAGAGAACCGCCCTCACGTGCGAATTACCGATTTCCAGCATGCGGTGGTGGAGATGCATCTTGTCCGCCGCGAACGGCGAGCGCCCCGCCCTCGTCCGCCGGACGACCGCGAGCCCGAGATCGAGAAACGGAACGGCGAGCACGGCCAGGGGTATCGCCAACGGGATCAGCGACGGGTACGACCGTGAGGGTCCAGCGTAACCCCCGTAGGCCACCTGACCGGTCACGGAGATCATCGATGCGGCCGACAGCAGGCCTATGAGCATCGAGCCCGAGTCCCCCATGAACAGCCGGGCCGGATTGAAATTGTGCGGCAGGAACCCGATGCAGACCCCGGCGGTCACGGCGGCCAGGAGCGCCGCCGGGGAGGCCCGGTAGAAGCCGTTGATCACTGCGATCTGATAGGCGAAGTAGAAGGTCGCGCCGGCGGCGATCGCCGCGACGCCCGCCGCGAGGCCGTCCAGGCCGTCGATGAAGTTCATCGCGTTGATAAGCACCACCGTGGCGAGGATGGACAGCGGGACCGCGGTCTCCGGTCCCAGGCTCAGCGTCGTCTCGCTGTCCCGATTGATCGCAAACGTCCATTGGACGCCGAGGAGCACCATGATGCCGGCCGTGGCGACCTGCCCGGCCAGTTTGGTCAGGGAGTCCAGTTCCCATCGGTCGTCGGCGACGCCGAGCAGGCAGATCAAGGTGCCGGCGACGAGCACCGCCCGGATCTCCGACCAGTCCTGGGAGACCACCGAGAGGAACGGCAGGCGGTCCGCCACCCCGAACCCGGCGTAGAGCCCGGCAAGCATGGCCAGGCCCCCCAGCCGGGGCGTCGGGGTGGAGTGGACGTCGCGGGCACGTACCCCGGCGACGGCACCGATGCGCATGGCGAAGACGCGTGCCACCGGCGTGGCGAGAAAGGTCACCGCCGCCGAGACCACGAAGACGAGCAGGTACTCGCGCACCGTCGGGCATCTCCCGCCTGCCGGACCCGGATCCGGCTACTGCCGCCTACTGCCGCCTACTGCCGCGGCCGTGCGGAACCGC
Coding sequences within:
- a CDS encoding F0F1 ATP synthase subunit delta, which gives rise to MEGASRHGLAAARATLDEATATAPGAPRPVDAGRIAEDLRAVAELLAREPAVRRALTDPGAPVAARTELVTRLFGTQLAPASLRIVHTAVGARWSRPFDLQYALLELSVEALLVEAERDGALEEVEDELFRFGRILDQNAPLALALTDPAAPAAVKDRLLTRLLAGRAHPVTVRLVQQAAADRIHGDVERRLAEFSRIAAARRGRVVAIVRTAVPLSSEVVARLGAAISRYFGRQIQLQVDLDPDILGGVVVQVGGEVVDGSVLRRFVAARRALLR
- a CDS encoding F0F1 ATP synthase subunit B, yielding MSATSILIAAAESGHSDENVLIPPLSELLIGTLSFALLVAFFFWKIRPQIARTYAQRTERIEGGLARAEAAQREAQALLEQYRAQLAEARTEAARIREEAHSEGRQITEELRAAAQREIAEIKARADAQLAADRAQIVAQVRREVGEIAVDLASKIVGFQLESSATQNRLIDDFIAALDNSAEGVGTVAAPVRPGG
- a CDS encoding ATP synthase subunit C, encoding MADILAAKDAVSGSLGAVAYGLAAIGPGIGIGLIFGLGVQAIARQPEAEQVAFRYMLIGFALAEALALIGFVVPFVFP
- the atpB gene encoding F0F1 ATP synthase subunit A; the protein is MEVFVVPVLADEGFEGPTKEVFQTPHWFDVGIGSVNLYLNKATALTIFAALFVGVIFWLGFRRAKIIPRGLQNLCESAYDFIDLQIARGVIGEKGTRYTPYLLVLFSFVLICNVLAVVPGAQFPATSRIAVPMVLALVTYVLFNYAGIKANGAGPYFKEMIDPAPTAPLWIRVLLAPIEILSTLIVRPFTLAVRLFANMFAGHILLLVFSLGADYLLPKPPYVFGAASLLVAIILTAFELVIDALQAYIITILTAAYIGGAMVHGEHEVAPSEELASPAPAGVPVSARA
- a CDS encoding MraY family glycosyltransferase, whose translation is MREYLLVFVVSAAVTFLATPVARVFAMRIGAVAGVRARDVHSTPTPRLGGLAMLAGLYAGFGVADRLPFLSVVSQDWSEIRAVLVAGTLICLLGVADDRWELDSLTKLAGQVATAGIMVLLGVQWTFAINRDSETTLSLGPETAVPLSILATVVLINAMNFIDGLDGLAAGVAAIAAGATFYFAYQIAVINGFYRASPAALLAAVTAGVCIGFLPHNFNPARLFMGDSGSMLIGLLSAASMISVTGQVAYGGYAGPSRSYPSLIPLAIPLAVLAVPFLDLGLAVVRRTRAGRSPFAADKMHLHHRMLEIGNSHVRAVLFMYFWAALVGFGGVAASFSNSPLPILVATVGVGLAALIALLIRTQRSARRA